A region of Polyangiaceae bacterium DNA encodes the following proteins:
- a CDS encoding SAM-dependent methyltransferase, producing MPARGVIHGDGVEWLRRERLPATHAVVTSMPDSSELPSLGFAGWRAWFVETAALVMRQVADDSVAVFFQTDVKREGVWVDKGYLVARGAELAEVELLWHKIVCRAPAGTTTFGRPAYAHLSCFSKTLRLDPKSSSADVLPRLGEMPWPRAMGVEACAAVCRFLRASTSCTTVVDPFCGIGTMLAVANAHGLDAIGVERSAKRASRARLLTLGST from the coding sequence ATGCCCGCGCGCGGCGTGATTCATGGCGACGGGGTGGAGTGGCTCCGCCGCGAGCGGCTCCCAGCGACGCACGCCGTGGTCACCTCGATGCCCGACAGCTCGGAGCTGCCGAGCCTGGGGTTTGCGGGCTGGCGAGCCTGGTTCGTGGAGACCGCGGCGCTGGTGATGCGGCAGGTCGCCGACGACTCGGTGGCGGTGTTCTTCCAGACCGACGTGAAGCGCGAGGGCGTCTGGGTGGACAAAGGCTACCTGGTGGCGCGCGGCGCGGAGCTGGCGGAGGTGGAGCTGCTCTGGCACAAGATCGTGTGCCGCGCGCCCGCCGGCACCACCACCTTCGGGCGCCCGGCCTACGCGCACCTTTCCTGCTTCTCGAAGACCCTCCGCCTCGACCCCAAGAGCTCCAGCGCCGACGTGCTGCCGCGCCTGGGCGAGATGCCCTGGCCGCGCGCCATGGGCGTCGAGGCCTGCGCGGCGGTGTGCCGCTTCCTGCGCGCGAGCACCAGCTGCACCACCGTCGTCGATCCCTTCTGCGGCATCGGCACAATGCTGGCAGTCGCCAACGCGCACGGTCTCGACGCCATCGGAGTCGAGCGCTCCGCCAAGCGTGCGTCGCGCGCGCGACTGCTCACGCTCGGTTCGACTTGA